In one Pseudomonas sp. R84 genomic region, the following are encoded:
- a CDS encoding GlpM family protein yields the protein MDLFFKALLGAAVVLIIAALSKTKNYYIAGLVPLFPTFALIAHYIVGKGRSIEDLKTTIVFGMWSIIPYFVYLATLYVMVDRLRLEASLAVAAMAWLIAATVLVTVWVRLHS from the coding sequence GTGGACCTGTTTTTCAAAGCCCTGTTGGGCGCTGCGGTGGTGCTGATCATCGCGGCGCTGTCGAAGACCAAAAACTATTACATCGCAGGCTTGGTGCCGTTGTTTCCGACGTTTGCGCTGATTGCGCATTACATCGTCGGCAAGGGACGTTCGATCGAGGATTTGAAGACCACGATCGTGTTCGGGATGTGGTCGATCATTCCGTACTTCGTCTATCTGGCGACGTTGTATGTGATGGTTGATCGATTGCGGCTGGAGGCGTCGCTGGCGGTGGCGGCGATGGCCTGGTTGATAGCCGCCACCGTGTTGGTGACGGTTTGGGTACGGTTGCACAGCTGA
- a CDS encoding DsbA family oxidoreductase, which translates to MSSALKIDFVSDVSCPWCVVGLRGLLQALEILRNEVQAEIRFQPFELNPKMGADGQNIAEHIQEKYGSTPEQSQKNREAIRARGAELGFAFRTDGNSRIYNTFDAHRLLHWAGLEGLQLPLKEALFKAYFSDGGNPSDPRQLVQIAESVGLDRQRAEAVLASDEFADEVREEEQLWLQRGVSSVPTVVFNGQYAVTGGQPVETFVGAIRQIMAESKGGTVN; encoded by the coding sequence ATGAGTTCCGCTTTGAAAATCGATTTTGTCAGCGACGTCTCCTGCCCGTGGTGCGTCGTCGGTTTGCGTGGTCTGTTACAGGCGCTGGAGATCCTGCGCAACGAAGTGCAGGCCGAGATCCGCTTCCAGCCCTTCGAACTGAACCCGAAAATGGGCGCTGATGGGCAGAACATTGCCGAGCATATTCAAGAGAAGTACGGTTCAACCCCGGAGCAGTCGCAGAAGAATCGCGAAGCGATCCGGGCTCGTGGTGCTGAACTGGGGTTTGCTTTTCGTACTGATGGCAATAGCCGTATTTACAACACCTTTGATGCGCACCGTTTGCTGCATTGGGCGGGGCTTGAGGGTTTGCAGTTGCCGTTGAAGGAGGCGCTGTTCAAGGCGTATTTCAGTGATGGCGGCAATCCGTCGGATCCTCGGCAACTGGTACAGATTGCGGAAAGTGTCGGGCTGGATCGCCAGCGGGCTGAGGCCGTTCTGGCGTCGGACGAGTTTGCCGATGAGGTGCGTGAAGAAGAGCAGTTGTGGTTGCAGCGCGGGGTGAGTTCGGTGCCGACCGTGGTGTTCAACGGGCAATACGCGGTGACGGGCGGGCAGCCGGTGGAAACGTTTGTCGGAGCGATTCGGCAGATTATGGCTGAGTCCAAGGGCGGCACTGTCAACTGA